One window of uncultured Methanoregula sp. genomic DNA carries:
- a CDS encoding FmdE family protein, whose translation MDNHKHSPGMMHKEYSLDELNERMDACGVDPRVKYYLFRCIAFHTFPAPGLLIGAFMVDYALELLGIDTDTDQKLYAVCETQKCAPDALQVIAHCTYGNNRLRIVDLGRFAFTVNKASDGNSAEGVRVYVDSGKLSRFPIIHSWFTNSPDFDKKTMTNPLFDEIFSAGRKILSGERVRVKVEGKRAWTSVTCPKCGEMVPDYSLGPDGLCAACGAAGYYEKIS comes from the coding sequence ATGGATAACCACAAGCACAGCCCTGGTATGATGCATAAGGAATATTCTCTGGACGAACTGAATGAACGCATGGACGCCTGCGGAGTGGATCCCCGCGTCAAATATTACCTGTTCCGGTGTATCGCGTTCCATACCTTCCCAGCCCCGGGTCTTCTCATCGGGGCTTTTATGGTCGATTATGCACTCGAATTGCTGGGAATTGATACCGACACGGATCAAAAACTGTATGCGGTTTGCGAAACACAGAAATGTGCTCCCGATGCTCTCCAGGTGATCGCCCATTGTACCTACGGGAACAACCGGCTGCGTATCGTTGATCTCGGCAGGTTTGCCTTCACGGTTAACAAAGCCTCTGACGGAAATTCAGCGGAGGGTGTCCGGGTATACGTTGATTCCGGAAAACTTTCCCGGTTTCCCATCATTCATTCCTGGTTCACCAACAGCCCGGATTTTGACAAGAAGACGATGACCAATCCACTCTTCGACGAGATATTTTCTGCCGGGCGAAAGATCCTATCCGGGGAACGGGTCAGGGTAAAGGTTGAGGGAAAGAGAGCATGGACTTCGGTCACGTGCCCGAAGTGCGGCGAGATGGTACCGGATTATTCCCTAGGACCCGATGGCTTGTGTGCCGCGTGCGGTGCTGCCGGATATTACGAAAAAATTTCCTGA
- a CDS encoding metal-dependent hydrolase, producing the protein MPEGFYRNRQQRPDPHVSPMITRQHLGLALICGLIPASATVGFNPFLVFVILAGTGIGIILPDIHMKRPKTTRLLTVAWCIVQAGRRTCIPVMCRLYRIAPGIKIRTDDKRLTHSVPGIFLYFTLLAGIAGAFVLLSGNRISLTLVAAFLFGLFMGMLFHLAGDLCTRKGIAVFFPFSGTEIHGSIRPCDTSDPRIPRFHLQQASVLIVFLVFQILAPLPAAAMIPLGLLGTCACLGSMVCQSDIRIEPAGGMGSPAREGTIV; encoded by the coding sequence ATGCCCGAAGGGTTTTACCGGAACAGGCAGCAGCGTCCTGACCCCCACGTATCCCCGATGATAACACGCCAGCATCTCGGACTCGCCCTGATCTGCGGGCTCATTCCCGCCAGTGCTACCGTGGGTTTCAATCCATTTCTTGTATTCGTGATACTGGCAGGTACCGGTATCGGGATTATCCTTCCGGATATCCATATGAAACGCCCGAAAACAACCCGGCTCCTGACCGTAGCCTGGTGTATCGTGCAGGCCGGAAGGCGGACCTGTATCCCCGTGATGTGCCGGCTCTACCGGATAGCCCCCGGAATAAAAATCCGGACGGACGACAAGCGACTCACGCACTCGGTTCCCGGTATTTTCCTGTATTTCACTCTGCTTGCAGGAATTGCTGGTGCCTTCGTTCTCTTGTCCGGGAATCGTATTTCCCTGACCCTCGTGGCGGCATTCCTCTTCGGGCTGTTTATGGGCATGCTCTTCCATCTTGCCGGAGATCTCTGCACGAGGAAAGGGATCGCGGTCTTCTTTCCGTTTTCCGGCACTGAAATTCATGGCTCCATCCGCCCGTGCGATACCAGTGATCCCCGGATTCCCCGGTTCCATCTCCAGCAGGCATCGGTCCTCATCGTTTTCCTGGTATTCCAGATTCTGGCTCCCCTGCCGGCAGCTGCCATGATCCCCTTAGGCCTTCTTGGAACCTGTGCCTGCCTCGGATCAATGGTGTGCCAGTCCGATATCCGCATCGAACCTGCCGGGGGAATGGGCTCCCCGGCCCGGGAAGGGACTATCGTATGA
- a CDS encoding class I SAM-dependent methyltransferase, which produces MSFLHENTRVYGPEKAEYYNDLAQNVFFPVYPVIAHQILKRADIDTGWCLDVGSGPGHLAISLATLSDLMVFAMDNSRTMCRITEANVRKYRLESRVKPIFGNATRIPFDDASMHLIVSRESFFSWENQSRGFSEIMRVLRPGGMACIGNGFGNAHLRDAIELQMRELDPGWEEKMRIRYARCNPHIVRSSLAAAGIYEYDLINDDSGYWVCFGKR; this is translated from the coding sequence ATGAGTTTCCTCCATGAGAACACCCGGGTCTACGGCCCGGAAAAAGCCGAATATTATAATGACCTGGCCCAGAACGTTTTTTTCCCGGTCTACCCGGTCATCGCTCACCAGATCCTGAAGCGGGCGGATATCGATACCGGCTGGTGCCTTGATGTCGGCAGCGGGCCGGGACATCTTGCCATCTCGCTTGCGACCCTTTCGGATCTCATGGTCTTTGCCATGGATAATTCCCGGACCATGTGCAGGATTACGGAGGCAAATGTCCGGAAATACCGGCTGGAATCCCGGGTAAAACCGATCTTTGGCAATGCCACACGGATCCCGTTCGATGATGCATCGATGCACCTCATCGTCAGCAGGGAATCGTTTTTCTCCTGGGAGAACCAGTCCAGGGGATTTTCTGAAATTATGCGGGTGCTCCGGCCCGGCGGGATGGCCTGTATCGGCAACGGGTTTGGCAATGCACATCTCCGGGATGCCATCGAACTGCAGATGCGCGAATTGGATCCCGGCTGGGAAGAGAAAATGCGAATCAGGTATGCACGCTGCAATCCTCATATTGTCCGGTCATCGCTTGCAGCTGCCGGGATATACGAGTACGATCTCATCAACGATGATTCGGGATACTGGGTCTGCTTTGGCAAGCGGTGA